One Seriola aureovittata isolate HTS-2021-v1 ecotype China chromosome 3, ASM2101889v1, whole genome shotgun sequence genomic window, AGGGTGATCCTTGAGGGTTTTCAGCCAATTTCGGTAGCCCACGGAGTCGTTCCGGGTGAGTGCAAACTCCCCGACCCAACCTTTGCCTCCTACCACCTCTGTGTAATGCTGGTGGAGTCCAGAGCTGAACAAGGTGGAGGTGCCCTTGTTCTTTATGACTTTGCTGCAGGTCTCTACATTAGGGGACACTTTGGCCATCCCCAGGCCTACACTGATACCCCCTGACAAGCAGTCGTGCACCTAGATGACAGGAAGGGATTTTAGATGTTGTTTTCGGTACAGAGTGCGTTTACTGGTTTCATTAGACATGTGTGCTACATATACCTCGTCAGAGGAGAGGCCATTCAGTCTGGACAAACAGATACGTGCAGCTGTGACTCGCCTGAATCGGCCCCCAAGATGAACCTAAAATTACACACAAGAAAATGTTATTGAGACAAAGATATATGGTGTTGTGTATTCCTGTGAAGTCATTAGTCAAGCAGTCAAGACATTAAaattgaggtgtgtgtgtgtgtgttttaacctgGCGGATATAATGTGTGCCGTAGGTCTCTATGAGCCGTCTGTACTGGGTCTTGTTTGAGACGCTGTAGGAACTGGGCAGGTTTGCCAAATCCCTACTAAATTCATAGCTGAGGGGTGGTGTGTCTGACACACGGTAACTAAATGCAAAAAGACAAATAAGACAGCACAATAAATTACCTGTGTGTACAAACTTAAATGGTAAATCAGACATTCTGTGGTCATGTAGGTGGAGGTCTTCACACCCTACCTGTAATGGCTACAGGTGACTCTGTGAGTGCTGAAGGTGTAATGGTCCTCTTTGCTCCTGGCTGTAGTAAAGCTATATGCAGTGGAACGTGTTCCCCCCACCTCCAGGCCGACAAATTTTGTCAAATCTAGTCCCACCTGATGAAAAAGGAGGACATGACatctaattttgtttttattgctcaAAGCAttacaaaatgacattttaaaaactgctcAGGAACATGTCTTTTCAGAAACAATGTCCTGGTTATTTAGGAATATTCCCAGACCTCGCTACTggcacagcttcacagagctgcttaGTGTGGATGTAGACTGTCTTGTTTAGATTTAGGTTTTCAGTTTCCCCTTATTTTACACTCAGTAGAAGTTTTGTTAACTGATGTCTTCAGTCTTCAGcagacaaaactaaaaaaaatttctgtaatgttctgtaaataaataatcaattaaagaatcatatacatatatctgtgtatgtatagatatacatgtgtatatatatgaaagTGAAAGTTTCATACTTTCAAGCTGTTGCTGTCttcgtctgtgtgtttgtgaagtagTGAGCTGTGGACATAGTCACAGAAAACACCATGAAGATTTTTTTGATTTCCTGAAAgcattattttgcatttttatctacaagaaagacaaaagacacTATATCCACATCAACAAATCATTAATCATAGTAAAGTTTCCGCTAAAGCTCAGAATGATACAGAAAACCTTTGAACTTGATGTAAAGTCAGAACCTAGAATATAAACAATGAATGAGGAGCTGACTTTGTGGAGCCATAAGAGAGTGACAACAACATAAAGGTCATCTGCAAATATTATACATGAGAAGTTGACAGTGGTGGAAGACGTACTAAGagcttttacttaagtaacagTTGCCATGGCACAGTGCAGAAGTACTCTATTACAGGTAGGCTAAAAGTCATGCAcaaattttacttaagtaaaaggaGAAAAGTATTAGCATCAAAACACACTTAAAGCGACAGAAGTACTTATTATGCGGAACAGCTCATTATAGCCCAATTATTGACGTAagtcactttaatgttgcatgTGGGCGGGGTGGGAGAGGGGGACAAATTCTAACTACGTTACAATAATTTTTTACTTAGTTACCCACCCCCGGAAATATTGACTGATCTGTGTTGggttctggaaaaaaaacctaaaatataaaattgcTCACAATACTATGAGTATTTATGATATCACACAATACCTGATGgagctgtgtttgctgttgtacAATTGAAGACGGCAGCGGCTGAATGTGCGCCAGTCTACTGCAGAGAGCGGCAGCTGAAAATGAAGGTGAGACCACCAGGGTGAACatattaacaataaatgtatgtgtgtgtcaaatgttgctctgtgtgtaaATTTGTCTTATTTAAATTACTTTCTGCAGCACGTTGCCTTGAAGAGGGTTGCGACGGAGGATACAGGTGCCATTTGGGGTGGCGTAAGTCTTCACGTCGATCGTATAAGCTCCTTTCCTTCGCAGGGTGACCATATCAAAGCCCTCCCCCACCAGGTTGTAGCCTGGCACAAAGGGAGCGGACTTGCACTCGGCCGTGACCTCACAGGAGAGAACGAGGGAGTGGTGcgacagaaagaggaggagactcAGGTAGAGAGGGGATGGAGTTGAGAAGGAGAGCATGGCTGGGGTCAAAGAGACACTGAAATGtttcagacaaagacagagagaacaggaaAGGAAATCAGTGACtatcatttcagctgtaatgtAATTATTCATAAATTTAACAAtcactgtaatgtttttttggtAAATAGGCTTTATGATTCTTTGAATCAACCTGTcttggcataaaaacatcagtccTTGTACTTACTTTACAGTTACTGagttttcagtttcttcttgCTGTGATGCTCTGGAAGTCTGACTGTATTTGTCTAtccctcattcattcacataatgtttgatgaaaatgttcttttactGGCACATGTTCAGTGGCCCTAGCATTTATGTATGATAAGCAAGTATGATATTTAAGCAGAAACATAAAAGTGTGACCTGAATAATTAATGGTACTGTGGTTAAGTCATTACAAAGAGAGGGAGCGCACTTTAGTAGTGCTAAGGAGTCATGGTGATGCAGCCACAGCTATTTGTCAGCAGCTGTGAGCTACATGTaactcaattaaaaaaagaaataaatatttaaaaaaaaaaactataataacGTTGCCGGCTCTCAGCCACACTAGTCATttaggaaaaagacaaaaatcccTAAATGGTCAGTGcacattgtttgaaaaatgtattatttactgatgacaaaataaacaaactgctTAACAGGAATCTCAgaatgatataaataaaatagactTCCATCCTATAACCAAACTTTTTGTAATTTGATTTGAGAccctttaaatattaattaatgtgcataatttaatgaaaataagattACCTGTTCATTCCTGCAGTGTGAATCTGCCAGTGAGCTGCAGATGAGGAGAGTGTGTCAGCCGAGGATGTGGCGACACTGTCCAGTCTGCAGGTAACAGCACTTTTATACACATGTTGGGTCGTGCATACGAGAGTAGTTCTTGAACTACTGCACGTCATGAATACAAGACAAACCACATTTTACACTACATTGAAATTGGCAGAACAAACCATACTTTCATGCCAAGTTCAATTTGATTCAAGCAGCTTGAATTACaacaacatttttcttcattgcaAGGAACTTGAAAATTATACTATTTAATCTCCACCCTCAACCATGAGATCTTGTGATTTAAAGTTTTGACATGTATTACATCTGCACTTAGATTTTgaatatcaatttaaaaaaattaaaaattaaaaatacagtaacataTTTTGTTCTAATTCACAATTCTAGATTCATAGatataaaaaacttttttgcatTATTGTGGAAAACAGAAAGTGTCTGGTTACACGTCACAAGCAATAGCCTATTAACGCTGGGGGCTACTGTGTACAGggtcacataaataaatacagaggaTCAACAATAGACTGATTTAGTGTAACAAATGAAAGTGTTGAGCCTGTGTGATTCgaaataaatgaaagtgttgAACCTGTGTAattggaaataaatgaaagtgaaagcaTGTCAGTCATACGTGGGACAGTGTGTACCTGGTGTGCACATGTGGAATGTATGGGCCACTTGTAATGACAAACCCTAATTGTCTAGAAGTGGTTTTCAAGAGCCCTTGAGTTAGACAtagaaatgtttctgttcacagcagcagcagaaggaagTCAAGGAGTTTACAATATTGTCAGGATGatgttaaaatacaataaaatacaataaaataaacctgAGGCTGTGATGATGTTTGCTAATGATCAGTCTCCTATATTTAATCAATGGAAATTTAGATGGTCCTAAAAGCCGTCTAAAGAAACTGACTCCCAACTACAAATGTGTTCCAGAAGAAAAGTATTAAACTGCGACTAAGTTAGTTAAATAAGTTCATGATAAAACACATTCACTTAAAATCATGACAACACCAGTGATCTATtgtgttttatctcattttccTTTTAGTGTTCCTGAATCCTGCTTTACAGATATTAATTCTCATATATTAGTTATATCAACATCAACATTACCGCACTAGATGTAGATTTTCtctttgatattttaaatgCTACTAATGGGCTATAAATCTAAACTGAACTGGACAAACTTCAGTTATTGCAGAACAGAGCAGCACGAATTCGAGTACTAGTGATAAGACTACAGATTAAATGCACGCTGGTTTATAGAAGAAAACTGGATTGCCTAACTTTGTTTAGAAATGTAGTTTTATAACAACTTTACAATCTGTATTTTTTATGGAAGCAATTTTTTGGTTGATAAGTGAAAAgtttgacctgctgctggtgctaCATGAAAAATGAGGGACCTATAAATATCAATACAATGCCCCTTAACAGTTTAGTGCATCTGGCAAAACTGTGACAGTGTGTAGCTGGTGTGTACCTGTGGAATGAACGGGGCCGCGTGTAATGACGTGCAAGACAAATACAAGATTTGGTGCCAATACATACACCCTCCATAAGTACtggaacagtgaggccaattcctttatttatgctgtagactgaaaacatttgggtttgacatcaacaacaatatgagacaagagatcaacatttcagctttatttccaggtatttacatctggatctgatacacaacttagaagatagcaTTATTtgtaaaggaaaaacaaatttttaGGTGAGCAAAATTATTTGGAACAGATAGACTTAAACTAGATTAAAGTGTATaagacttaatatttatttgcaaatccTTTGCTTGCAATAACTGCATCAAGCCTGTGACCCTCTGACATCACCAAACTTTTGCATTCTtcttttgtgatgcttttccagACTTTCACCGCAGCctctttcagttgttgtttattttggggggttactcccttcagtctcttctttagcaggtaaaatgctctatagggtttaagtctggagactgactcggccagtctaaaaccttccacttcttgcccctgatgaactccttcgttgtttttgcagtgagttttgggtcattatcttgctgcgTGATGAATGATCTCCAAATCAGTTTGgttgcatctttctttaaattggcagacaaaatgtttctgtagacttgtgagttcattttgctgctgccatcatgtgttacatcatcaaTGAAGATTAATGAGCCCGTTCCAGAAGAAGCCATGCAAGCCCAAGCCACGACATTACCTCCACCATGTTTCACAGATGAGCTTGTATGTTTGgatcctttctttctccaaactttagcctttccatcactttggtaAAGGTTCATCTTTacctcatcagtccataaaactttGTCCCAGAATTTTTGAGGCTCGTCTCTGTACTTTTTTGGCAAATTCCAGCCTGgccttcttattcttcttgcTAATGAGTGGTTTGCAACATCTGGTCGagcctctgttcttttgttcatgAAGTCTTCTGCGAACAGTAGATTCTGATTCCTTCACTCCTGCCctctggaggttgttgctgatgtcactaacagttgttttagggtctttctttacagctctcacaatgtttctgtTGTCAACTGCTGCTTTTTTCCTGGGTCTACCTGTTCGATGTCTGTTACTtagtttctttcttcttcaggacaTTCAGAATGGTTGTACTGGCTATGGTCAATGTTTGTGCAATGGCTCTAAttgattttccatcttctctcagcttcacaaTTGCTTTTTCACCCATAGacagctctctggttttcaGGTTAGTTACACTTCTAACTATAAAtgctatatataaaaactataaaatccaaaactgaaactgtgctatttattgtttgaataatcaatgtaataggacacacctgggcaacaatacacacctgtcagtcacatgttccaatacttttgctcacatgaaaaatgggtgtgttcaaaataaaaggtgctatcttcta contains:
- the LOC130166428 gene encoding perforin-1-like; its protein translation is MTCSSSRTTLVCTTQHVYKSAVTCRLDSVATSSADTLSSSAAHWQIHTAGMNSVSLTPAMLSFSTPSPLYLSLLLFLSHHSLVLSCEVTAECKSAPFVPGYNLVGEGFDMVTLRRKGAYTIDVKTYATPNGTCILRRNPLQGNVLQKLPLSAVDWRTFSRCRLQLYNSKHSSISSLLHKHTDEDSNSLKVGLDLTKFVGLEVGGTRSTAYSFTTARSKEDHYTFSTHRVTCSHYSYRVSDTPPLSYEFSRDLANLPSSYSVSNKTQYRRLIETYGTHYIRQVHLGGRFRRVTAARICLSRLNGLSSDEVHDCLSGGISVGLGMAKVSPNVETCSKVIKNKGTSTLFSSGLHQHYTEVVGGKGWVGEFALTRNDSVGYRNWLKTLKDHPDVVRYSLRPLYELVPNPTKKQGLKATIEQYLKDHSIKSSSTQPHCVLPDPNLDSSCCPKEASKGRLVVNIIRAWGLKGDYWGVTEGYARMWYGSIYRKTHVIRSNNPHWYTPYDLVEVDTHSDLKIEVWDEDWHTDDLLVSCTKPIKQGKHSFTCHASNGNVMVQYTLTCNHHLTGDRCHQYKPSP